The window GGTTGGCAAGTTGAAACGACTCTTTCAGAAAAGACAGAGAAGGCTGCAAACTTGGTCATTTACTCTGGAGTAGCCCCATTGATTTTTCAAGAAGTCAGTGGCTTTCGGGATCTCAGGAAAAGGcaacttcctttccctttctctccacgCCCACCCCAACTCTTTTTTTTCGTTCTCTCCCCCCAACCCATCCAAAtgaccttttttgggggggggaatattcCCTCTTCCACCCTTCTGGGGGACCGGGAAAGGTTAGCCAGGCAGAAAGGTTAGTGTGCAGTTCTCCCTCGCCTCTAATCCCGAgtccagtgggggcgggggagacccccGGGCCTTACCTTGAAACCGGTGGCCTAGATATCTGTATCTGTGTATTAGCCAGGGGTAGAAGGTGGAAGGGTCCCTTTGCTGCGAGGCGAAGAGCGGGTGCGGAGAGTGCGAGGAAGGCAGCGGGTGGGCGGCCAAGGCGTGGGGAGGGGGCACGGGGTGCACGGGGACAGCGGCGGGGTTGGGCGGGTGCGAGACGGCCTCGGCAAAGACCAAGTCCGGGTTGGAGTAGACCCCCCTGCCGCCGGAGTGGAAGCCGTTAAGAAAGGGGTTCATGGGGCTGGAGTTGGCATAGCTGAGGGCCGCCGGCCGGATGGGATCCTCGGCGCGAGAGGCGGGCAAGGCAGGGCTGTCTTTGGCCACCAGCGACTCGATGGTGAAGCAGCGCTTGGGGGTGGGTTGGAACATCCTGGCGGCCAAGCGCCGATCAATCTGGCCTCTGGGCCgcggctcctgctcctgctcctgctcctcggCGTCGGCGTCCTCCTGGCGAGACGATCGGGGTGCTCAGACGGCTCTAGATCCAAGGGGCAGAGCCTGGCAAGCTGGCAGCCGCGAGCGAGGGCTGCGACGGCAGCAGGCGCGCTGGCCAGCCACATAAAGAGGCGAGCACCCGAAAGGCAGACGCGCCGCGCCGCGCCGACGCGCCGCTCAACTAACTCGCTCTCACTTCATCCGCCACAAGAAAAAGTTGCTGAGCGAAGTTCTgccttttcttcccccaccccacctcgctTGCTGTCTTGTGTGTGTCGCTCCCTTTTGCGCAGCGCCAAAAGGCGGCCCCTACGAAGTCCAGCGGCAATCCATGGAAGAGGCGATCGGGTCCCTGTGCCCAAAGTGGTGCAAACGATTTGTTAGTTCATGAGCCTAATTAGTGCGAGGATCACATAAACAGCTTCCTCTGAAGCCTGGTAAATGGCTTGATGATTGGTCGCTATTACTCGCCTTGAGGTTGAAGGGGGAGACTCTTTAAAGTGCGTCAGAGGGGAGAGGCGAACTTCTGGCCGACGCGATCCTGGAGGGATGGATCCAGGCCCGGACTGGAATGGactctgcttgcttgcctgcctgccagacAGGACTGGAAAGGAAAACCCACAAGAGGCAGAAAGACgccgcagtagcagcagcagcggcagcggcagccagAGGTCCCGAGCGCGAAGTCAATCAAGTCCCTCAGGATTCAGGTAGGCGCGTGGGAGGCTTCAGGGCTTTGGTAAGGGGTGGGAAGAGTTGGGAGGGAGAGGCTCATTCTTGGGACTTTAagaagctccccaccccccaaggaaAACCTCGCACTGAACTTGATTGCCTCGGCTAGCAAGGAAATCTGGCTTCTCCGAGGAGATTCATTGAAGAATGACGGATCGATCTCTCCTCGTCCTGGGGATGGGGGCCAAGCGCCCCTCGAGCCCAGTTCCGCCTTCTAGGTTGTTTTCATGCCCCGAAGTCATCCTCAGCCATTGGGTGGGTCACTTTCCCTTTCAAAGGCTCACCAGAGCAGAATAGGAGCCTGCCTCAAGGCTGCAAGAATTTGTTGTGGAGCAAATCGCGGGACTTTCCTCTGCCAAACtcgatgggggtggggtggggggctcttgcAACGCCTCCTTTATCTCTTCTGGCAAGCATCATAGGAGAGATCCTTAAAGTAGAGGGGCAGGACACAATGCTGCGACCAGCTGGGGATCTTGCGAGGGGACAGGCGAGTCATCCGCGAATCCGGCCTTGTCCGTATTTTCCAGATTGCCGTGGTGCTCGGGGACGATTTTTAGGGCCGAGTCCTCTCGCTCCCATTGGCTGTCGCGGTCGAATAATTATGATCACATCCTAATACTGCTGGCTGCTGCTTACTGTTTATTGGTAGTTAAGGATCTATTATCTATTCATCAACCTCCTATTTTTACCAATTACACTCTACTAAAGTGAAGTACCAGCAGGTATTTTTCACGTGTTCAATTaatgattaaaaaaacaccaaccctGGTGTATTTTAGATCTATCACGCGCTGCCTCGAGATTTATTTTGAAAGATGCAGAATTGCTCGTGGAGGTGCATATTTGTGTGGTACAGGGAAAGTGGAAAATCTTGTATCAAAACATTCCAACTTTCCCCTTGTGCTGTTCTTCCATtctcttctgtgccttttcaTATAATTTAATAATTCTAGATActtgggtatttttaaaaaatctattcccacatttatataaatataactgGAAATATAATTGACCTTTCTTTGttagggattattattattattattattattattattattattattattattattattattttgcgtTGAGactagcaaaaaaagaaaagtcttgcaCTGGCGGCTATGAAACGAAGAAACCCTCGTTCAACTAGGCTCACTACGAACTCAACGGCTGAATTTATGAAATCTCCCCGTATATTGTATCCAGTTTGTGTGTGCTTGTATGGCTATGTGTTTATAATTACAGCACAGTGCTTTAGCTGTCATGAGCATATTGCACACACTCATACTTCATATCTATTGGGCGTGAATGTACTCTTATTCGTGGCGTTTGCATATGACTAAAATGTATTTTTACGCTTAATATGCAcgaggcaaaaaacaacaacagccttCTATTTGTCTGTCACCCTGTGTGGGAAGACCTGTGTGGACGGATTAAGACACTTTCAGCTGTATTTCACTTAGAagacagaagtgtgtgtgtgtgtgtgtgtgtgtgtgtgtgtgtgtgtgtggcggcgcGTAgtgcctgttttttgtttttaaacttgtctCTATTTCCTGCGTTTAATGCTATTATTAGTAGCATTCCTATTCTCCACTACACAATATCCTCCAATACATACTGCCTATTATTTTTTCCCAGGCTACTGAAGCAAAAAAAGGAATATTTCATGTTGCCTTTAAGTGAGCATTTAATTTAATAGGCCCTTATAAAGGACACCTTCTTGCTCACTGTCAGAGCAATCCTCCTTTGCCTCCACGAACTGATGTATTTTAAGTGACTTTAATAAACGATTAACTTGAGTTGTAAAACATTCGACCAGTTTCACCTCCTTTGCCCTGACCTTAATGTTCAGGAAAGCGAACAGAAAAGATCACCAAAGGGAGAAAGATGGGCTTTGGATATAAAATCTCTAGACCTGTGAATCATGTGAAATGCCATGGCCCGATCCACAACTGAGGCGCATGTCTTCTTAAATCGAAGTTCTTCCCATGAAAGCAATTCTAAATAATCATTAAACACAGGAGTGAGAATAGCCTGTTTGATTCCCGTGGAGTTTGCCTCCTTGTTAAGTGCGGATGGGATGTGcagagctaggtggccagatttggcttttaaaaagccaaattctggcttacggcccatttgacccacgagtataccccgtAGGTTCTGGCAACCACTGCAGAGTGGCCCCCGTATATATTTATAGAGACGGAAGTTCCATTAAAATCAGCAGAATGTACATATCCGAAGAGATTGTCAGACCGCAATCTAAGCAGGCTTTTGCTGGATGTACACTTTttggaaatcaatgggattttctCGGAGGTGACTATCTTGGGGACCCGGTGCCAGTTCGGAATAGTGACCTTTCATGGCTTTTATCTTAAGTTTCTAAGTGGCGGTGGGGACTCTAgcctgggggcagggagaaaagaggagaatggaccctccccttctccccgcgccccttccaaaaatggcttctgCCCAGGAAAGAAACCTCATCATAGATTCAGCTTGCAGAGCCCGCCCGCCTTCAGCGAGTTTCTCAAAGATGCTGCTGCTCTACTAGAAGGATAGCGGTCCCTTTGGTGGATCTTGGCTGATCCGGGGAGGAAGCTCTTTGCTGTCCCGATGTGCAAAGCCACCAGACGTGGCGGTGCTGCCCAGCTCCCCAACCTCTGCTCCTCACGGCTGCTCTCTTCGGTTGGCTCTGCGTAAAAGGGGCGGCATCGTCGCCATCAACACCTTTAAGCAGAGCAACTGCTTGGGGAGAAGGTCACGGTCATCTTGCCCTTCTTCCTTTGCCAAAGGGCTTCAGTGAGCAACCGAGTCTGCTTTGCCCtgtcagacccccccccccaagtacacCCCTGATTATACAGTTCGGAAAACTTGTGTTTTGCAGGATCGTGTCGGGCTGAAGTTGCTTTCAGGGGGTTTCGCGGAGTTCGAGTGAAGTTAGGTCAGAAATGCGGGGGCGGGGCGCCTGCGGGGGGGAACTCTTGCTGGGACTTTTTTCTCTGGATAAGAATCGCAACCCAAGATCTCCTGGGAATCGTAGCGTCCAGGGGGAGGAACTGCGTGGCTGGACTTTCTCAGGAGTCTGAATTGTGGATTCCAGAAAGAAAAGTGGGTCGCTTGAGGGAGGCTCAACCCTTTGTTCCCCGACTGCAAAAAGAAAAGCCAGGAAAGAGCCTCAGTTAGCAAGTCAATGCCACGcctgcccaccccccaattcTTTGATATGTTGTGTAAACACTTTCCCCACACTCGGTCTTTGCCCTGCGCTGTGCGTACAGCTGGGCCTCTGAATTCTTGCCCAGGTTTCGAGAAACCTCCGACGGCCTCCCCGACCCTGAAGGCTGACGCTCTCTCGCTTCTTCTCCGCCGCCCGCGCTGGCAGCGGCCCCCTCAGCTCCAAACTGCCCACCGTGCatattgtggggtgtgtgtgtgtgtgtgtgtgtgtgtgtgttttgcctcGTGAATCAGCTCCAGTTATCCGAGCAAGGCGAAATCAGGCACCCAGCCCGTGGAGGTCCCTCATCCCTGCAGCCTGGCGCCCCTCGACGGGCACGGAGCTGGACCGCGCCGGCAGAAAAGGCTCGAGGCTTCTGGCGGGGTGTGGAAGCCGGGCGGATGATGAAGCTCAAGCTGGAGCCCCGAGCGCCGCAGATCGCGGTAGGCTGCTCCGAGCTCCCTTCCAAAGCATCTGTAGCTGCAAGAGCGAGAGAGCGATGATGGGGCGGCCGGGCCTTGAGCCTCTCAGCCGTTCCTGGATAGGAGATCAGGCGGCCGGGCATGCCGCGCCGCGGGAATACAAGGCTCGGGTTcctgattaggccaggaaggggcggctgcaggtggggaggagagagctggGTCAGGCTAGGTGGCCctctccaaaggctctgggccttCTCCGGGCCCTCGGCCTTCTCCAGGTACCTCACACAGCGGGAGTTCAGCTAGTCCCTCAAGGGgagagcaacacacacacacacacacacacacacacacagagtcagggaGTGTTGCCACGCATCCCCTTCCCTGTCCTAGCGAATCCCCTGGACTGCAGAGTATCCCCGCGTGTAGCCGCTCGCCGCAGCGCCGACGCCTCTCCCTTCGTGCTGGGCAGGCGAAGCAGGGGTGGTGGCGAGGAGGCCGGAGCCGAGTTGCTGCTTCTAGCCCCATCAGGCCCGAACGCCCAGAGCTCACTAAGTTCGCACGCCAGCCAGACCCGAGTTACGGTCAGAAaggctttcctctccctcctccgcaAGCAGTCCAGCAGTCGGGTCTCTGTGCAACAGTCGCGGACCCTGCCTGAGCCAGGCAATGGGCAACTGATTCGCACCCAGGCAGACCCACCAGTTTGGAGCAGCCTCTTTGGAAAAgagatgtgtgtacacacacacacacacacacacacacacacagacacacagacacacacacacacacacacactgcagtttgGGGGGCGGGAGGTGTCTGTCCTCTCAGTCTTCCTCCAGGTCCTCATTCCCTATTCTCGCCTCCCATAGAGAGCCGAGCAGGGCAGCGAGATTCAGGCCCATAAGACTCGAGAGAGCATCCTTCCGACTGGCAGATAAATGGggaaagtgtgtgggggtggggggagagagaactaAACGATCTGGACTATCTCTGAAAGTCCAGTATTGCTGGAGGAGGCCTGAGAAAGAAGACCGATTATCAATCCACAAAGTACTTGAACCGGAGTAAGGTATTTGCACGGCAGTTTGGCTCATTAAGCGGTTTATGAAGGCCTGAACAATTCTTGTGCAGAACTTACACCAGGTCGATCCTATAGCCCCCTTAATATTAAGATTATagatgtgtgtgttgttttttgaaGCGGTCACTTTGACTGGGTTCTTTCCATCTGCTTGCGGGTCATATTCGGACTGTTATTCAAGCAGAGTGCTTGGATTTAAGCGGTTGGTCCCATGGGCTTAAATGGATCACACTGAGTGAAATCCAGATATGTCTGTTTCACTGGGTTATGGCCTCATATCCTGAACACATTTATTTGgtagtaagtcccattaatttctatGGGACTTACTGACAAGTATGTGTGCCACATACACAGGATAGCTGCGCTTGTGTAAACTCTCTCGATTGTGCTTAATCCAGCATAAAAACAACATCAGTCCACTGCATTCACTCATATGAGAGACCTCAGGTATCTGCATGGTGAAGGCTTTAGGAATGTAGAGATTTGATACATTAGTGTCAACGGTCTTGTCGTTTCATATCCAACGTCACAGGACATGTCCTGTCCAGCAGAAATCTAATGACTGAAAAGCTAACCGGTCAAACTGCAAACTCTTTAAGGATTTAATCAGTATTTTAGAAACCTTTAATTCAGATTGGAGCTGCATCAAGCATAATTTGAGGTATTCTATCAGCACAGCTGATATGTTTAAAACTATTTTCCAAATTTGCTTTGGTCTTGGTATACTCAGAGTGAATCAAAATGTGGTTCAGATCACTTCAGAAATTGATGCTACTATTAATGACTCGTCTTGTTCCCTCCGTGTGTATGGAGATCTTTTATTTGCATCATTTTCAAAAAGCAAATCCTAAATATATACAGGTTTAATAGGCCGGAGAAAATATAATTTTGTAAGAAAAATTAATATATTgagatgatttaaaaaataattttatgcCTTCACTAATCCAGATGCTTTGCAGATTAACTTGGTCTTTTAAGTTATTTCCAGCACTAGCAAATGTTAATtaggaaatattttatttttaagagtctaatgctcaataaagagacttttaaaaaagtattttctgACCAATATGTCTCTCAGGCTTCAAAGAAATCTATGTGTATACAGCGCCGCCTAGTGGAACGTGGCTGGAATAGTGAACGTAAATCTAATAGCAGTAAGcgaggtatttttttaaaaaatggaaattatTTTCTGTATATATTTCGTTCGTTACTTGTACCTTTCTCGACTAACATCAACGTAATTTTAAACACCTTTTCCATTTTCGAGATGTTATTATGTTCAAGATGTGGTATAATCTTAATGTCAAAAATTCCGAATccatattaaaaatttaaacttcTTTTTACAAGAAAGTTTGTTTAATATAAAAAATCCAACTTGGTCTCACTTGTTCATTCATATATCTGCTTATTAAGTTATCATGTTTTTATTACACATGTGATTGATATTTACCTAAAaggcaaactgaaactgatttcCAGTGGAAGTTAGTTCCAAATAAATGACCATGCTTAAAATCGGAATGTAAGATCTACTAGGAAGTAAGCGCCAAGGAATACGAAACACCTGAGTTTCCCAGTGCCAGTGTCCAACACCGTGGCTAGTATGAAAATATGTTTGTCGTTGCCTCTTTACCTATTTTATTTCTGAATTGTTAGTTAGAATCTTAAATAATGTAAATATAGATATATACTTCACAGAGAGGAAAATATTGCCTTTATCTCCCCCTACATTCcagagatatttttaaaaaaacttggatCCCAGAAATTTTGAAAAACTACTTTGCCTGAAATGTTTTCTGCAACAGAAAATATTCCTTTTCATACCCTTTCTTGCAATCCAACCtttgtttatatttgaatggaaTCATCTCGTACTTTCAGATGGGTTCCGTTTAATGTCAAGTATTTTCAGCTGAACATTCCTAAATTCGCGTATCGGCTCCCTCTCCTAGATTTGCAGATAAAAACCCTTTGCACCAAAGCTTAAGTACGAAACGATGTTTTCTTCCACCTGCTTGTAGTTGGGACATCCctaacacctcctcctcctctaagaACTATGGAGAGTGAATCCGCCCAGATCGCCCTGGGCGAACAAAGGGACGGGTCTGAAGGGCCTTCATGCCCCCGAGGCCTGCACTGCCTGCTGTTAAGTGCTTTAAGAAACCCGAACGTCTTGCTGAAGCCCACAAGCTAGTGAGTACCCCAGGTGAGTGACTCCTGGAAGAACCCCTTTGATTTCCAAAGGGACTTCAGTGGAGCTCTACCACACGGAATAGGTTGTGGGCTGCAGAGCTGCCAGCCCTCCTGTGTTCTTCTGTGACATTGCCCAGAGCTTTTTTTACCCCAGATCCCCTTGAACTTCCTTTCGGACCTTTCTCCTTGACAGTCCTTAGAGGCTCGCTtctatccaggggtgtagctaggggagagggatggtgttcgcccctctccctagcGGCTCCtcaggagtgagggagataatgaagaaaataaggagggatggagctgggggcactcaggagctggggggacccaggtgctttgaacccatccgctcaattatagcgacagcCCTGCTTCtatcccttccttctccccttcTCCGTCGATCTCTatttaagcccccccccctttcatctCGACTCCCTTCTTGTTCTGCCTTTAGCCCACACAAGTTTGCACTCCCATCGGGCTGAATTCTGCATCTGCCTCTCGCCCGTCCTCTCACTTGGGACGGTTCCTCTACAGCTGCAAAGAGGCGCACCAGGTCAGGTTCTTGTTCCCTTAGACCCCCAGGCCATGAAGAGCTTTTCCAGACTTGCGGCTTCTCCGGACTAACTTTCCTGGCCAAACCAGGTTCGCTTGTGTGCTGGAAATTAATCCTTATTTCATACCAGCCAC of the Hemicordylus capensis ecotype Gifberg chromosome 3, rHemCap1.1.pri, whole genome shotgun sequence genome contains:
- the EMX2 gene encoding homeobox protein EMX2 isoform X2, giving the protein MFQPTPKRCFTIESLVAKDSPALPASRAEDPIRPAALSYANSSPMNPFLNGFHSGGRGVYSNPDLVFAEAVSHPPNPAAVPVHPVPPPHALAAHPLPSSHSPHPLFASQQRDPSTFYPWLIHRYRYLGHRFQGKSLVSEPTDKVQAAEVGRRRFRFPTEEKGDSSY
- the EMX2 gene encoding homeobox protein EMX2 isoform X1, whose product is MFQPTPKRCFTIESLVAKDSPALPASRAEDPIRPAALSYANSSPMNPFLNGFHSGGRGVYSNPDLVFAEAVSHPPNPAAVPVHPVPPPHALAAHPLPSSHSPHPLFASQQRDPSTFYPWLIHRYRYLGHRFQGNETSPESFLLHNALARKPKRIRTAFSPSQLLRLEHAFEKNHYVVGAERKQLAHSLSLTETQVKVWFQNRRTKFKRQKLEEEGSDSQQKKKGTHHINRWRIATKQASPEEIDVTSDD